The following are encoded in a window of bacterium genomic DNA:
- a CDS encoding ABC transporter ATP-binding protein, protein MPLIAIDQLTKTYGDGETATHALRGISLVIERGEYVAVMGPSGSGKSTLLHLLGLLDRPTSGAYILDGVPVATRQDDAMAKIRNERIGFIFQQFNLLARATVRENVQLPLLYSDVPEREWPALVERAIARVGLTHRTDHTRAQLSGGEQQRVAVARALARDPQIVFADEPTGNLDSASGKQVMELLEHAHADGRTVILITHEQTTAEHAQRIIRLRDGRIESDTLVVHRRRARDFTR, encoded by the coding sequence ATGCCGCTCATCGCCATTGACCAGCTCACGAAAACGTACGGGGATGGGGAGACGGCGACGCACGCGCTCCGCGGAATCTCGCTCGTCATCGAACGCGGCGAGTACGTCGCGGTTATGGGGCCATCGGGCTCCGGGAAGTCCACGCTTCTCCACCTCCTCGGGCTCCTCGATCGTCCGACATCGGGCGCATACATCCTTGACGGGGTTCCCGTCGCGACGCGACAGGACGATGCGATGGCGAAGATTCGCAACGAACGCATCGGGTTCATCTTCCAGCAATTCAACCTTCTCGCGCGTGCGACCGTGCGCGAGAACGTCCAACTCCCACTCCTCTACTCCGACGTGCCGGAGCGGGAATGGCCCGCGCTCGTCGAGCGTGCCATCGCCCGCGTGGGCCTCACACACCGCACCGATCACACCCGTGCGCAGCTCTCCGGCGGTGAGCAGCAGCGCGTCGCCGTCGCACGCGCGCTCGCGCGCGACCCGCAGATTGTCTTTGCGGATGAGCCGACGGGGAACCTCGACAGCGCGTCCGGCAAGCAGGTGATGGAGCTTCTCGAGCACGCGCACGCCGATGGACGCACGGTCATCCTCATCACGCACGAGCAGACGACCGCCGAGCACGCGCAGCGCATCATTCGTCTGCGCGACGGCCGCATCGAATCAGACACGCTCGTTGTGCATCGCCGTCGCGCCAGGGACTTCACGCGGTGA